TCTTTGGGAAGTTTAATTGAAAGATCTAAAAATCTGCTATTTAAGCTTTTTATTTCTGTTTCTAAAATAAAATTTTCGTTTGAATTTACATCCGAGCCAAAACCGGTCATACTTTTCAACATTAAAAATACCTCAAAAATTGAGCCTTAAATTTACCTAAATAATTGATTTTATTCAAAAATAGTTTATATAATTAACTTGCTAAGATTTAGAAGGCTTCGCCTATACCAATTTGGATTTCTAAAATGTTAAATAATCTTCTTTTATAGAATTGGGTTTTTACATTTGGATCGTAAATTTTAAATCCAAAATCTAAACGGAAAGGTGCAAAATCTGAATAATACCTAAAACCAAAACCGGCAGCTACTGCAAAATAATCAAATCTAAAATCGGAAACATTTTGCCAAACATTTCCATAATCTAAAAATATTGCAGAACCAATTCTTTCCGATAAATGTTCGCGAAATTCAAACGAACCTTCAAATAGAAAAAATCCACCGGGAGTAATATTCCTTACAATATTCTGAATTTCGTTTTGAGTTGGATTATCGGGTAAATCAATTTGTGTAACCGGTAAATCACTTGCTCCCCAAGCTCTAATTGAGTTGCTTCCACCAGCTGTTAATCTTTGGTTAAAGAGAATATTTTTTTTATTTCCGTAATATGATTGAATATTTCCGATTCTTAATTTTGTTCCGAAAGCATCAAAATAATTTGTCAAAATTGGAAGATAAAATGTTGATGTTAAAACAAATTTATAATATGCTGATTGATTAAAATTATAACTCCCAATTTTACTCGCCAAATAAGGAAGTGAATTTCCGTCTTCCAATAACATTGAAAGAGAATATCCCTTTGTTGGGAAAAGTAAGTCATCAGTTTTATTTGCGACTAAATTAACACCAAGAATTGCATTTGTTCCATAACTTTCTCCATTACCAGTATAAAGTGAATCAACCTTATTTTTTATTTGTTCATCTGAAATACTTGGCGCACTTCGCTTTCTGTAATAATCAAATAAAATATCTTGAATATATTTTTCTTTAAAAACGTACTCAGTTCTCTGTAAAGTAAAATGGCTACTTAAACCGGTTAAATATATATATGGCGGAAGTTCGAAACTTAAATTTAGTTTGGTTCCATAAATACTGGCATTCCATTCATCTCGTTTTTTTTCCAAAGTATAAAAAGCTTCAAGAGTTGTATTTATAGGTTTTCCAAAAAGAAAAGGTTGTTCGATTGTTGCACGCAAATCTGCTAATCCATAAATATTATCTGCAAGATTTCCCGCTTTTAAAAATTCCGTAATATTTTCTGCCGAGATAGAACTTCCAATTGTTAGTTTTCTTGCATCGCCAAAGAAGTTTTTATTTATCCAACTTAAACCTAAACCAAATTTGAAATTTGTACTTTCTGTTCTGTCATTTATTACAATTAATTCCGGAGCAAGTTCATTTAGTAATCCAACACTTGTTACAATGCGAATTGGAACGTA
The nucleotide sequence above comes from Ignavibacteriota bacterium. Encoded proteins:
- a CDS encoding BamA/TamA family outer membrane protein; the encoded protein is MKYHKFIAYILLLIISILQNQIFSQSENKIELSSISFEGNDFFSSSELEEIITSKESPNWISQFFSSFSSFGKSATFFDSLNIQNDINILKSLYFANGFFNTKINAEFNIDKNGTEKADLIFLITENKPTNFNKLQISGLEKISPDFLQKINSLITIDSTIQYSDSKVEQNRDAILNYLQDNGYMLAQADQPIVEIDTIYTNSVNVKMNFDVGNRYKINNVTVEKSGPGKNLVSEELIKEIVNINPENYFSYHNLKSAQVRLYRTNLFSSALITGNTVDTNKNYVPIRIVTSVGLLNELAPELIVINDRTESTNFKFGLGLSWINKNFFGDARKLTIGSSISAENITEFLKAGNLADNIYGLADLRATIEQPFLFGKPINTTLEAFYTLEKKRDEWNASIYGTKLNLSFELPPYIYLTGLSSHFTLQRTEYVFKEKYIQDILFDYYRKRSAPSISDEQIKNKVDSLYTGNGESYGTNAILGVNLVANKTDDLLFPTKGYSLSMLLEDGNSLPYLASKIGSYNFNQSAYYKFVLTSTFYLPILTNYFDAFGTKLRIGNIQSYYGNKKNILFNQRLTAGGSNSIRAWGASDLPVTQIDLPDNPTQNEIQNIVRNITPGGFFLFEGSFEFREHLSERIGSAIFLDYGNVWQNVSDFRFDYFAVAAGFGFRYYSDFAPFRLDFGFKIYDPNVKTQFYKRRLFNILEIQIGIGEAF